A window of Sphingorhabdus lacus contains these coding sequences:
- a CDS encoding PaaI family thioesterase, which produces METPAFDSSPDPDNPGWLNWQMTDATRYNGTVLGKMLVRSEGDGKARLRMFPEHRHSNLRNAVHGGVTLGFIDVAMFGASRMFGLIEAGAAVTLDLSVQFIGAGIIGEPLDAEVELLKETGRLLFMRGIVTQGDERVAAFSGTIRKPTRK; this is translated from the coding sequence TTGGAAACACCCGCATTTGATAGCAGTCCGGATCCAGACAATCCGGGTTGGCTAAATTGGCAGATGACCGATGCGACGCGGTATAATGGAACCGTGTTGGGTAAGATGCTGGTGCGCAGCGAAGGCGACGGCAAGGCCCGCTTGCGCATGTTTCCCGAGCACCGTCACAGCAATTTGCGCAACGCCGTGCATGGCGGGGTGACGTTGGGCTTTATCGATGTCGCCATGTTCGGCGCATCGCGGATGTTCGGCCTGATCGAGGCCGGGGCCGCCGTCACGCTTGACCTTTCGGTACAGTTCATCGGCGCCGGTATCATCGGCGAACCTTTGGACGCCGAGGTAGAGCTGTTGAAGGAAACCGGCCGCTTGCTGTTCATGCGCGGCATCGTGACCCAGGGCGACGAACGTGTCGCCGCCTTTTCCGGCACCATAAGAAAACCCACCCGAAAGTGA